The Coffea arabica cultivar ET-39 chromosome 6e, Coffea Arabica ET-39 HiFi, whole genome shotgun sequence genome contains the following window.
TGGAAATCGGCTCACTGaaatttcttttcccccaaaatctGCTCACTTTAGGGATTTAGGGATGACTGCTGTACCGAGTTATCATCTATGGTACAGCTTCCAAAACTTACTATTGCCAGCCTTATATATACTTCTGTTTCCGAGTTTTGCCAGCATTCAGCCGAGCAAAGAAAACATAGGTACGCTTCTATATTCTCTCctcctattttgactggaatttttttttaatgttcctACCTTCTGTTTGTATTGTCTTCCGTTAATTAAAGGCTGTTATGTGTTTGATGTTATGCATAAAAGAATATAATTATGATGATAATTCTTTGGATTAACttatctttgttttttcttctattttttaatttcaagGGTTACCCAACTTTTAAGAGGTGCCCTACTGTGAAGGCTGAAACTGGGTGAAAGAGTCCAAATATCTGCGGATCCCCAAGAATGTAGTGGATGGAATACAAGCAGCATAACGCAACAGATGCATTAGCAAGGTTAGCTGTGTATTTCCTAGCAAAGTGGGAGTTGcataaataatcacaaaagatgtttatagcaaaaaataataaaaaaaagtctaCAGTTGATGCTTTTGAGTAactattcacccttttaagATTGTGTTGATTATTCACTTGATTCAATTAGCATAAGTTGGATAATGAATGCCTAACACAAATATCCAAACCGCCAAAAATATATGTGAATTTTtattacccaacccaaaattaacCCAATACCCAACTTACCCAACCCAACCTCTCAAATTAGTGGGTGGATTGGGTGGATTATTGGGTTTTGGGCATAATTGCCAGGTCTACTCGAgagataagaaaatttcacttGTGTTAGACAGACACTGGGTAAGGACAGCAAGACAAAGTCCATGCCTTTAACACGCCTCCTGTTAGAAGGAATGCAAAATGGAGGTAATCACCACCACACTCGTACAGAAGTAAGTCAGGGATCTGGCATATATTCAAAGACATTGATTTAGAATTTGCCTATCCAGAGCTAAAATTACATTTCAGCAATAGGACTAACAGTTACGAGGGTCTAAAAAGCTCAGAGCACAAACCCTTACATTTTCTGTATATCAGTGAAATTGAACTTCTCTCACAGGTGTGTTTTGTGCTCTTCATTTTTACATCTTCACAATGGGGGGAAGATAGAGGAGAGCAGCAAAATGGCAGAATACCCACTATGTCGGATCACCAATCGATGAAGCACCAACTCTTCCTATATATACACGGTAGTCctttgaaaaattatccaatTTCACCCTAAAAAGCTCTTACTATTTTAATGTGGGCTTTTGTCTAATTTTTGTGAACTGTACATCCCCATTTAATACAGAACTGATGAACTTCTCTGCCTCCTCTGTTGTCAAGCCACTTTGTAGAGTTGCAAACTTCCCTTTCCGTGACTTGTAGGCCACAAGAAGCTGGTCAACGGATTTAAATCCAGATTTATCTAAAGCGGTTAGAAAGGATTGCTGCTTTGCAGCATCCAGAAGGGCATAGGAAACTGAATCCCTTGAGCCAAATGCTACATTTCGCCGTCTTGATAGTGATTTCTGAGACACCTGAAAATCCAAAGAAGCAAAAAAGAGGAAAACGTTAAATTTAACTGAATGCTCATCATTTGGACAAGTTTGCCAGAAAGAAGGTAGActgaatagaaaagaaaaatagaagtaACAATGACATTGTCAATCTAAATCGTTAATGTGATTACACGGGTTAAACAGTACTAAAACTAGAAATCAAACTCCAGAAGTAAACTATTTGCAGGTATAAGCTATATCCACCACACCTGAAGTCCAACTAAACCCCATCCCTGAGGTATTTATGTTAGTACATCTGTCGATGATTAACACTTGACAACCAGGCTCTTCCTGGATATCTATCTTATTCATACTTCAAATAATTTCCAACTAAGTCTTTGTTCATGTCACAAATAATTAGTTTAATCATCTATAATGTGAGGCATGTTCATCTCCTTCAGTCAACAACACCCAATCTCCTATTACATTTCACAATTTCATAACAAATTGGTTTGTCATGTCTAGCTATAATGTTTACGATGAGCAGACATTCGTAAACTCCACTGAGTACTATTTTTTATGCTTGTCAACAAATTCAGAACACTTACCATTCGCAAAATATGTTCCAGATTGTCCCTTGCCTTGGATGACCTAAAAGCTCCAATAATGCAAACAGGAGTTTCCTGCCCACATATATCACCAAAATTATATGGTGTAAGCAAGGGGATCTTTCCATCGTCTGGTTTTGTCCCATCCTTTTTACTCTTTGCTGTAGCTGCCTTCTCATTCATTTTCTCAAACTTGTCCAGCAAAGCACTTAAATCTTGTATTGCTGATTCCAAGTCCTTTACAGAAATGCCAGTTTTCAAATTATGCTTCTCTCCATTTGATAGCCAACCAACTATGGCAGGAAGAGCGTCGACACCTAGCCTTCTGACCATTGGATCTGAAACATCATGTACCTATGAATAAGCCAAAGTAGCTGTTACATCTTTCTAAAATATAGcccaaaacacacacacacacacacacacactttaTGACTAGAGAAACTATTAAGCCATAATAGGAAGTTCAACAACAGCCTAGCTGGAACTACCTCAGCATCACAGAAGACAAAGGATTTGTGATACAAGCCACTCAAAACACGCCAGATAACAGGAGTGTCTCTCTTCGTTGAGAGAAGCATAACTTTTGGTAGAACTCCAACGGTCTCAGAAGCAAAATCAAAGTGATCCAGGTTGACACGTTTCGAGAATTTAGGCAAATGATCCTGgcaaaaacttttcaaattcTTTGCATCCAAATCATTATTATACTCCACCAGAGTACCACTTTCACTTGATTTGTAAGAATAAACAAGCAGCCTTGGTGTACGGTGAGGGTGTATACCAAGTTCCTTGCAGAAAGATGTTTCAGTATCACAATTGACACTTCCAACCTGCAGGTGTAAGGTCATATTCATTAGAAATATTGCAAAATCAGCATCAATGAAAAATGACAAAACAACATAATAAGGAAGTACCTTCAGTGCTCCCTTTAGAGAGGCTGCCACCTCGCCTATCACAGATTCATAGTATTGCATCCCCCTTGAAGTGGATTTATATGATAGCAAAAGCCAGGTAATTCCTTTATCAGATATTTCTTTCTGGTAAACTAGTGAGTTCACAGGTGGAATGCTTTTAGGGGTACTTCCAGCTCCACCATATTGGGACCTGCCTGAACCACCAAAACCTCCAAAATGGTTCCCACCTCTATCACCCCCAAAGAAATTAGAGAAAATATCAtctaaaccaaaaccaaatgaGCTCTGGCTGCTTGGACcaccaaaagaaaatgaaaatgattttgATCCTCCTTGTCCACCCATATTTTGCCAATCACCAGGCCTGAATGTAAAACCACTCTGCCCTGGTCCACCACTTGTGAAGTAGGTATATCCACCATGCTGTCCAGAATTGCCAGGATCAAATCCAGAAGAGCCCTTCTCATCTCCATAGAGATCatagtttttccttttctcctcgTCAGACAAAATATCATAAGCTGACAACAGTAAAAAGATATTTCCAGTGaaagagttagtaagcaaagcAATCTAAGCTCCAGATGATTGCTAGAAAAATTACATGCCCTCCTCCACCAAATGCTCGATTTATAAACCACTTTAATTGGAGAAGAATGCAtgcaatcaaacaaaagaaaggatgCCATGTTATAAATTTGATGTCTCCTTCAATAGACAAATATAAAGCTGCTTGCGCGGGGGGGTGTGGGCCGGGGGGGCAACCATTTGGCTACATAGAAAGGAGGAGGAGAACAGCAGGAGAGgaatggaaagaaaagaagtgccattataCCATTATTAATCTCTGCAAACTTCTCCTGTGCACCCTTGTTTT
Protein-coding sequences here:
- the LOC140009250 gene encoding dnaJ protein ERDJ3A-like encodes the protein MKASLAMPIIVSVSIFLFAVESKTLDPYKVLGVDRSASQREIQKAFHKLSLQYHPDKNKNKGAQEKFAEINNAYDILSDEEKRKNYDLYGDEKGSSGFDPGNSGQHGGYTYFTSGGPGQSGFTFRPGDWQNMGGQGGSKSFSFSFGGPSSQSSFGFGLDDIFSNFFGGDRGGNHFGGFGGSGRSQYGGAGSTPKSIPPVNSLVYQKEISDKGITWLLLSYKSTSRGMQYYESVIGEVAASLKGALKVGSVNCDTETSFCKELGIHPHRTPRLLVYSYKSSESGTLVEYNNDLDAKNLKSFCQDHLPKFSKRVNLDHFDFASETVGVLPKVMLLSTKRDTPVIWRVLSGLYHKSFVFCDAEVHDVSDPMVRRLGVDALPAIVGWLSNGEKHNLKTGISVKDLESAIQDLSALLDKFEKMNEKAATAKSKKDGTKPDDGKIPLLTPYNFGDICGQETPVCIIGAFRSSKARDNLEHILRMVSQKSLSRRRNVAFGSRDSVSYALLDAAKQQSFLTALDKSGFKSVDQLLVAYKSRKGKFATLQSGLTTEEAEKFISSVLNGDVQFTKIRQKPTLK